The genomic interval GGAGTTCAGACTCCAATGAGCAAAGTGGTTTTATCAGTGAACCCGTCAGGTACCGCTCTCCTCACCCTCACTCCCATCAGCAGCAGGTTCAAGATGATGTACGAGCTGCACTGGCAGGACACAAATGTCAAGCGCAAGCAGGAAACCATTTTGTAATCCTCAAGAGGGTTTTCAATCTGCTAGAACTACATTGATTAAGTAAAGTTGTAAAATTGGTTGTTTGTGTAATAGACCAAATACTTTTAAAAACGGGAATTTTAGTATCATTTTAATTGGCTTGAATGAGTTTGACACTGGGATAAACTACAGTATACTGGCAGCTTTATAGGTAGAGTAAATCACTGGAATTTGTTTTGTACACTTGATGTTAATTGTATACAATATGCTGATAAGAGATTTAATGTCAAAGGTCATGTGTAGAACATGGTGGAATATATCTGCACAaatattctgtttgtgttttatcaccTGAGACTGAGGCTCTAGAAGGAGTCTTGAGTTCATGTTACCTGAAGTGTAGGttcatttgcaaaaaaaagGGTATTTAGTTGTAAAATGAAACTTTAACTTGCTAATGAATCCTACGgtgtgaacattttaaaaacttgaATTTTGTACATTTGATATGCACTGTGAGAATAAAGGACAAAAAACACTCAACTCATAAGTTTCTTTTACGACATTTAATGAAAATTGTGACAACTTCATCCAGAAGACTGGACCACAGTTTAGAACTGGATGACCTGGCCCTGTTAGGGAAGACAAGAAAAAACTTTGTTAAGAGCAGTTACACAACACATAATACCAGGTGTCAGTGGTTCAATATGACTGCTGCTGTCAATTAAAAACATCATCTGtttgaaaatacaaacagaagTTTACTAATCCAAACATTTTGGGTGAGACTACACACTAGATTAACTCCTTTACAATTCACCCAAACTTCAAGTGCATCCACAGGCTTATTCTCACCGTTGTGCATCATTTAAGAGGCACTttattacagctattttaaggTTCTTGTTTTCAGTTTAGGTTAAAGTGTCATTGTTCCTATTTAAAATGGCATTTTTATGTCATCCACACGTTTAGTTTGAACAACTGATGAATACAGTGACTTGATTTCTTGTCAGAGGATAGATTGTTAGTCAACCCTCCTGCAAATCACTTCCAGTTAAAACCAATGCAATTCAGCCACAATAAACAAACGCCTACAATGAAATGAGCTcttgtaaaataatttatcaTCAGGCTCAAAACCATTCCTGAATCTAATTGTAAAATGTTCAGATGGCCTCTTTAACATTAGGTTGAGATCAACTCATAGTCTTGTCTTTATATAAGTCTTACTGCTTTACTTTTGTTGGTGGATTTgccagataaaaacaaaactggtGCACTCTCTGGTTCACATGCACATTTGTGCTGATTAAAGactaatatatacataaatcTGATGCCAGGAGGCAGAAAAGCTAAAACGCTATACGTGTCAGCTTTCAATTTGGCACTGAAACGTAATCAAAGAAGGACAACATGTCAAATGCTAAACTTTCACTAGAAAACTGTCCAGATAGTTATCCATCAGAGTTTTGTTTCATTAACCACTTTAAGTGAGCCAGCTATGAAATTATTACTGGGGTCACGTTCAAGTAGACCTGCCACAACACTTCCACTGTACATCATTAATATTCTGCACCACAAAGTTCCAACAATTCagaggaacacaaacaaaacacaagaccaACGCCTACCTTTCTCTTCTTGTCGCCTCCAAGCTCGAAGTGCTTGCACCTCTTGATGGCCAGCATTCTCTTGGATCTGCAGTTGGGCTCCACACACTCCAGCCTCAACACAATCTTCTTTGTAGTCTTAGCCTGTACAGACAACACAGCATTTAACACCCCACACTTCTGCTACAAAATCCCATACACACAATCCCAGACATAGGGTCACACTTACCTTCTTTCGGAAAATAGGCTTGGCCTGACCTCCATAGCCGGACTGCTTTCTGTCGTATCTCCTCTTACCTGCAAAACATGAACAGGTCAGccacacatcacaacacagagtttaccacacagacagacacacaacccatCATGAGCAGGCTGCTTACCCTGTGCAAAGAGGGAATCCTTCCCCTTCTTGTACTGGGTGACTTTGTGAGGCTGGTGCTTCTTGCACTTCTTGCAGTAGGTCCTCCGGGTCTTCGGGACGTTCACCTGAACAAGACGGAGAACAAATGTTAAATCACACATGTCGTGTCAAACCACAGGAAAACAAGCGATTAGCCTCATGTGTAGCTGCTGCTAGCTAGCTACCGGCTAACGAAGCGAGATGGGTGCAAAGGCGCTGATTCACAGATGGAAAATGCAGCTGccattttgcttttttaaataaatccaaaAATTATTGTCAATGGCGATGCAGCTCATCTTCCTCATTTCTACCCAGCGAGTGGACGTGACAGCTAACGTCggctaacatgctaacaccGCCGTTAGCTAGCAGGCTAACTCCGCCGCTTTTAATGGTTAAATCAGCAGAATACGAGTAAACACGTTTATCTAACATGGATAAATAATGAGGGCTGTTCGCCATTGTTGCTTCTTCACCCtttatctttttattgttttcaccaGACAGGCCGTGTTCGTGTGGAGGCTCGATCCGCACCATCACATCCTTTACAAGACTAACTAACAACGTAACCCGGGCACAAGATGGCTGATATCCCCACAGTTACATGCACCAGAGCCTCCACCACACATCAGGGTGAACGACGGGTAGACACGGTGTTTAAAGACGGAGGATTGAGTCAGATTAGTTAAAGTCGGATTCATGGCGGAGTTTCTTACCATGGCTGCGTCCCAGTGCAGAGGAAAAGAGGGTGAGAAGGACCGGAAGCACTCGTTATGTAGACCTCAGCTGGAAACTGGCGGCAACTCTGCAGTCTGCCCCCTAGCGGCAAGAAACACCAGGAGGTCATTTTAATTACAGACCAGATAAACGAATTTAAAGTAAAACTCTCTGTTAAAATGCAATGAGCCAATTTTCATATTTATCACTTTACTTTATAAAATGTCATGCAAACCACG from Limanda limanda chromosome 10, fLimLim1.1, whole genome shotgun sequence carries:
- the rpl36a gene encoding large ribosomal subunit protein eL42 — protein: MVNVPKTRRTYCKKCKKHQPHKVTQYKKGKDSLFAQGKRRYDRKQSGYGGQAKPIFRKKAKTTKKIVLRLECVEPNCRSKRMLAIKRCKHFELGGDKKRKGQVIQF